In Microtus pennsylvanicus isolate mMicPen1 chromosome 12, mMicPen1.hap1, whole genome shotgun sequence, the following proteins share a genomic window:
- the C1qtnf7 gene encoding complement C1q tumor necrosis factor-related protein 7 isoform X1, protein MPRREPKMIVLLYVTSLAICASGQPRGNQAKGESYSPRYICSIPGLPGPPGPPGANGSPGPHGRIGLPGRDGRDGRKGEKGEKGTAGLKGKTGPLGLAGEKGDQGETGKKGPMGPEGEKGEVGPAGPPGPKGDRGDQGDPGLPGVCRCGSIVLKSAFSVGITTSYPEERLPIIFNKVLFNEGEHYNPATGKFICAFPGIYYFSYDITLANKHLAIGLVHNGQYRIRTFDANTGNHDVASGSTVIYLQPEDEVWLEIFFNDQNGLFSDPGWADSLFSGFLLYVDTDYLDSLSEDDEL, encoded by the exons AGCCCAAAATGATTGTCCTGCTCTACGTGACAAGTCTTGCCATCTGTGCGAGTGGACAACCTCGGGGCAATCAGGCCAAGGGAGAGAGCTACTCTCCAAGGTACATCTGCAGCATTCCCGGCTTACCGGGTCCCCCAGGCCCTCCTGGAGCAAATGGCTCCCCTGGGCCCCATGGTCGCATCGGCCTTCCTGGAAGGGATGGTAGAGAtggcaggaaaggagagaaaggagaaaagggcacGGCAG GTCTAAAAGGTAAAACTGGACCTCTGGGCCTTGCTGGTGAAAAAGGAGACCAAGGAGAGACTGGGAAGAAAGGACCCATGGGACCAGAGGGTGAGAAAGGAGAAGTCGGCCCAGCAGGGCCTCCTGGGCCAAAGGGAGACCGAGGAGATCAAGGGGACCCAGGGCTGCCTGGAGTATGCAGATGCGGAAGCATTGTGCTTAAATCGGCCTTTTCGGTTGGCATCACAACCAGCTACCCAGAAGAAAGGCTCCCCATCATATTTAACAAGGTCCTCTTCAATGAGGGGGAACACTACAACCCTGCCACGGGGAAGTTCATTTGTGCTTTCCCAGGGATCTATTACTTTTCTTACGATATCACTTTGGCCAATAAGCATCTGGCAATTGGGCTGGTTCACAATGGGCAGTACCGAATAAGGACCTTTGATGCCAACACAGGGAACCATGACGTGGCTTCAGGGTCCACAGTCATCTACCTGCAGCCAGAAGATGAGGTCTGGCTGGAGATCTTCTTCAATGACCAGAACGGCCTCTTCTCAGACCCAGGCTGGGCAGACAGCTTATTCTCTGGATTTCTCCTCTACGTTGACACAGATTACCTAGATTCTTTATCAGAAGATGATGAACTGTGA
- the C1qtnf7 gene encoding complement C1q tumor necrosis factor-related protein 7 isoform X2, translated as MIVLLYVTSLAICASGQPRGNQAKGESYSPRYICSIPGLPGPPGPPGANGSPGPHGRIGLPGRDGRDGRKGEKGEKGTAGLKGKTGPLGLAGEKGDQGETGKKGPMGPEGEKGEVGPAGPPGPKGDRGDQGDPGLPGVCRCGSIVLKSAFSVGITTSYPEERLPIIFNKVLFNEGEHYNPATGKFICAFPGIYYFSYDITLANKHLAIGLVHNGQYRIRTFDANTGNHDVASGSTVIYLQPEDEVWLEIFFNDQNGLFSDPGWADSLFSGFLLYVDTDYLDSLSEDDEL; from the exons ATGATTGTCCTGCTCTACGTGACAAGTCTTGCCATCTGTGCGAGTGGACAACCTCGGGGCAATCAGGCCAAGGGAGAGAGCTACTCTCCAAGGTACATCTGCAGCATTCCCGGCTTACCGGGTCCCCCAGGCCCTCCTGGAGCAAATGGCTCCCCTGGGCCCCATGGTCGCATCGGCCTTCCTGGAAGGGATGGTAGAGAtggcaggaaaggagagaaaggagaaaagggcacGGCAG GTCTAAAAGGTAAAACTGGACCTCTGGGCCTTGCTGGTGAAAAAGGAGACCAAGGAGAGACTGGGAAGAAAGGACCCATGGGACCAGAGGGTGAGAAAGGAGAAGTCGGCCCAGCAGGGCCTCCTGGGCCAAAGGGAGACCGAGGAGATCAAGGGGACCCAGGGCTGCCTGGAGTATGCAGATGCGGAAGCATTGTGCTTAAATCGGCCTTTTCGGTTGGCATCACAACCAGCTACCCAGAAGAAAGGCTCCCCATCATATTTAACAAGGTCCTCTTCAATGAGGGGGAACACTACAACCCTGCCACGGGGAAGTTCATTTGTGCTTTCCCAGGGATCTATTACTTTTCTTACGATATCACTTTGGCCAATAAGCATCTGGCAATTGGGCTGGTTCACAATGGGCAGTACCGAATAAGGACCTTTGATGCCAACACAGGGAACCATGACGTGGCTTCAGGGTCCACAGTCATCTACCTGCAGCCAGAAGATGAGGTCTGGCTGGAGATCTTCTTCAATGACCAGAACGGCCTCTTCTCAGACCCAGGCTGGGCAGACAGCTTATTCTCTGGATTTCTCCTCTACGTTGACACAGATTACCTAGATTCTTTATCAGAAGATGATGAACTGTGA